Below is a genomic region from Demequina sp. NBRC 110054.
TTGGACTGGGTCGCCTGCGCCGAAACAATCGGCTTCGTCGACGATTTCGAGCGGGTGCAGATCCCGATTCGACGGGCCGTCGAAAACGAATACTCAACTGACATTGCGGCGCTCATGGTTCGTATCGAGCAGGCGCGAATTGCGTGAGCAGAGCGGCGAGTGAAGGGGCGTCACGCATGGGCGAGTCGTTGCTGAGCGCGGACGGGCTGGGGCTGGCGTTCGAACGGAACGTGGCGCTGGCGGATGCGTCCGTTGAGGTGCGTGAGGGCGAGATCGTCGCGCTGGTGGGGCGTAGCGGGTCGGGCAAGTCGACGCTGCTGCACTGCCTGGCGGGCCTGCTGGTGCCTGATCGTGGCCGGGTGATGTACCGGGACAGGGAGGTCACCGGGCTCGGTGCGGAGGCGCGTGCGCGGATGCGGTTGACGGAGTTCGGGTTCGTGCTGCAGTTCGGGCAACTGGTGCCGGAGCTGTCTGCAGTGCAGAACGCTGCCGTTCCCTTGCGGCTGGCGGGGTTGTCGAAGCGTGAGGCGGAGCGCAAAGCGATGGGGCTGTTGGAGCGGCTCGGGGTGGCGGAGTTGCGTGCGTCTCGGCCGGGGGAGCTCTCGGGCGGTGAGCAGCAGCGGGTCGCGATTGCGCGTGCGTTGGTGCATGAGCCGTCGGTGGTGTTCGCTGACGAGCCCACGGGCGCTTTGGATGCGGCCAATGGTGAGGCG
It encodes:
- a CDS encoding ABC transporter ATP-binding protein; translated protein: MGESLLSADGLGLAFERNVALADASVEVREGEIVALVGRSGSGKSTLLHCLAGLLVPDRGRVMYRDREVTGLGAEARARMRLTEFGFVLQFGQLVPELSAVQNAAVPLRLAGLSKREAERKAMGLLERLGVAELRASRPGELSGGEQQRVAIARALVHEPSVVFADEPTGALDAANGEAVAMLLREVARERGAAVIVATHDTDLASEADRSVRVEDGVTAAEVVRR